One Alphaproteobacteria bacterium genomic region harbors:
- the rpsC gene encoding 30S ribosomal protein S3, producing MGQKVNPIGLRLGINRTWDSRWYAGEGAYARLLHEDIRIRDFLRERLRQAGVSKIVIERPAKKARVTIHTARPGVVIGKKGADIEKLRAELGKMSQAEVSLNIVEIRKPEIDATLIAENIAQQLERRVAFRRAMKRAVQSAMRLGALGIRINCSGRLGGAEIARMEWYREGRVPLHTLRADVDYGTATAFTTFGTCGVKVWVFKGEIMVHDPMVQDKRLEEAQAGR from the coding sequence ATGGGTCAGAAGGTCAACCCGATCGGCCTGCGCCTCGGCATCAACCGGACGTGGGATTCGCGCTGGTACGCCGGCGAGGGCGCCTATGCGCGCCTGCTGCACGAGGACATCCGAATCCGCGATTTCCTGCGCGAGCGCCTGCGCCAGGCCGGCGTCAGCAAGATCGTCATTGAGCGGCCGGCCAAGAAGGCGCGCGTGACCATCCACACCGCGCGCCCCGGCGTCGTCATCGGCAAGAAGGGCGCCGACATCGAGAAGCTGCGCGCCGAGCTCGGCAAGATGAGTCAGGCCGAGGTCAGCCTGAACATCGTCGAGATCCGCAAGCCGGAGATCGACGCCACGCTGATCGCCGAGAACATCGCCCAGCAGCTCGAGCGCCGCGTCGCCTTCCGCCGCGCCATGAAGCGCGCCGTGCAGTCGGCCATGCGCCTGGGCGCGCTCGGCATCCGCATCAACTGCTCGGGTCGCCTGGGCGGCGCCGAGATCGCGCGCATGGAGTGGTACCGCGAAGGTCGCGTGCCGCTGCACACGCTGCGCGCCGACGTCGACTACGGCACCGCGACGGCGTTCACCACCTTCGGCACCTGCGGCGTCAAGGTCTGGGTGTTCAAGGGCGAGATCATGGTCCACGACCCGATGGTCCAGGACAAGCGTCTCGAAGAAGCCCAGGCCGGGCGCTGA
- a CDS encoding adenylate kinase: MKLILLGPPGAGKGTQAQRLQDEFGLKQLSTGDMLRAAVASGSELGRKAKGIMESGGLVPDDLMVGLIEDRIGQPDCAQGFILDGFPRTTAQAEALDKMLANRGWKLDHVIEMTVDEKVLTERIVGRFSCAKCGAGYHDTFKRPKTEGVCDVCGSTEFVRRKDDNAETVTARMAAYRSQTAPLLPYYGARGVLRRIDGMASMDEVYRQLKAVVGKA, from the coding sequence ATGAAGCTGATCCTGTTGGGGCCGCCAGGCGCCGGCAAGGGCACCCAGGCGCAGCGGCTGCAGGACGAGTTCGGCTTGAAGCAACTGTCGACCGGCGACATGCTGCGCGCCGCCGTCGCCTCGGGCAGCGAGCTGGGCAGGAAGGCCAAGGGCATCATGGAGAGCGGCGGGCTGGTTCCCGACGATCTCATGGTCGGCCTGATCGAGGACCGCATCGGCCAGCCCGATTGCGCCCAGGGCTTCATCCTGGACGGTTTCCCGCGGACGACGGCCCAGGCCGAGGCGCTCGACAAGATGCTGGCCAATCGCGGCTGGAAGCTCGACCACGTGATCGAGATGACGGTCGACGAAAAGGTGCTCACCGAACGCATCGTCGGCCGCTTTTCGTGCGCCAAGTGCGGCGCGGGATACCACGACACGTTCAAGCGGCCGAAGACGGAGGGCGTGTGCGACGTCTGCGGCTCGACCGAGTTCGTCCGCCGCAAGGACGACAACGCCGAGACGGTGACTGCCCGGATGGCCGCCTACCGGTCCCAGACCGCTCCGTTGCTGCCCTATTACGGTGCGCGCGGGGTGCTGCGGCGGATCGACGGCATGGCGTCCATGGACGAGGTTTACCGCCAGCTGAAGGCGGTGGTGGGAAAGGCTTGA
- the rplB gene encoding 50S ribosomal protein L2, protein MALKTYKPVTPSLRGLVLVDRSELHKGRPVKGLTEGKHNTGGRNNHGHTTGPHRGGGHKRRYRTIDFKRRKFDQVATVERLEYDPNRTAFIALVKYPDGELAYILAPQRLKAGDQVVSGERVDIKPGNAMPLANMPVGTIVHNVEMKPGKGGQIARSAGTYVQLVGKDQGMAQLKLSSGEVRMVRAECLATIGAVSNPDQQNINYGKAGRMRWLGRRPVTRGVAMNPIDHPHGGGEGRTSGGRHPVTPWGKPTKGKKTRNNKATDKMIIRRRHATR, encoded by the coding sequence ATGGCACTGAAAACCTACAAGCCGGTCACGCCGTCGCTGCGCGGCCTGGTGCTCGTCGACCGCTCCGAGCTGCACAAGGGCAGGCCGGTCAAGGGCTTGACCGAGGGCAAGCACAACACCGGCGGCCGCAACAATCACGGTCACACCACCGGCCCGCATCGCGGCGGCGGCCACAAGCGCCGCTACCGCACGATCGACTTCAAGCGCCGCAAGTTCGACCAGGTCGCGACCGTCGAGCGCCTGGAGTACGACCCCAACCGCACCGCCTTCATCGCGCTGGTGAAGTACCCGGACGGCGAGCTTGCCTACATCCTGGCGCCGCAGCGTCTGAAGGCCGGCGACCAGGTCGTTTCGGGCGAGCGCGTCGACATCAAGCCGGGCAACGCCATGCCGCTGGCCAACATGCCGGTGGGCACCATCGTTCACAACGTCGAGATGAAGCCCGGCAAGGGGGGGCAGATCGCACGGTCGGCCGGCACCTATGTCCAGCTGGTCGGCAAGGACCAGGGCATGGCGCAGCTCAAGCTCAGCTCGGGCGAGGTGCGCATGGTGCGCGCCGAGTGCCTGGCGACGATCGGCGCCGTGAGCAACCCGGACCAGCAGAACATCAACTACGGCAAGGCCGGCCGCATGCGCTGGCTGGGCCGCCGCCCGGTGACGCGCGGCGTCGCCATGAACCCGATCGACCATCCGCACGGCGGCGGCGAGGGCCGCACCTCGGGCGGTCGTCACCCGGTCACGCCCTGGGGCAAGCCCACGAAGGGCAAGAAGACCCGCAACAACAAGGCGACCGACAAGATGATCATCCGGCGCCGTCACGCGACGCGCTGA
- the rplV gene encoding 50S ribosomal protein L22 produces MSKKPNERREAENEAKSVLRVLRVSPRKLNLVAQQIRGMGAGKALNELAFSRKRIAADVRKALQSAVANAENNHQLDVDRLFVSEASVGKGLVMKRFHTRARGRSAGIEKPFSQLTIVVRERAQEEAK; encoded by the coding sequence ATGAGCAAGAAACCCAACGAGCGCCGCGAGGCGGAGAACGAGGCCAAGTCGGTCCTGCGCGTGCTGCGTGTCAGCCCGCGCAAGCTCAATCTGGTCGCCCAGCAGATCCGCGGCATGGGCGCCGGCAAGGCGCTCAACGAGCTCGCCTTCTCGCGCAAGCGCATCGCCGCCGACGTGCGCAAGGCGCTGCAGTCGGCGGTCGCCAACGCCGAGAACAACCACCAGCTCGACGTCGACCGGCTGTTCGTGTCGGAGGCCAGCGTCGGCAAGGGCCTCGTCATGAAGCGCTTCCACACCCGCGCGCGCGGCCGCAGCGCAGGCATCGAGAAGCCGTTCAGCCAATTGACCATCGTCGTGCGCGAGCGCGCGCAGGAGGAGGCGAAGTAA
- the rplX gene encoding 50S ribosomal protein L24 has protein sequence MPKLKIRKGDRVVVITGRDKGKQGEVVQVLPDASRVVVQGVNMMKRHQKARRAGEESAIIAKEASIHVSNVAHIDPSSGKPTRVGFKFLDDGRKVRIARASGESIDR, from the coding sequence ATGCCGAAACTGAAGATCCGCAAGGGCGACCGGGTGGTCGTCATCACCGGCCGCGACAAGGGCAAGCAGGGCGAGGTCGTCCAGGTGCTGCCCGACGCCAGCCGCGTCGTCGTCCAGGGCGTCAACATGATGAAGCGACACCAGAAGGCGCGCCGCGCCGGCGAGGAGAGCGCCATCATCGCCAAGGAAGCCTCGATCCACGTCTCCAACGTGGCTCACATCGACCCGTCGAGCGGCAAGCCGACGCGCGTCGGATTCAAGTTCCTCGACGACGGCCGCAAGGTGCGCATCGCGCGCGCCTCCGGCGAGTCGATCGATCGCTAG
- the rpsH gene encoding 30S ribosomal protein S8: protein MALSDPVGDMLTRIRNGQAARLDSVTMPASRLRANVLDVLQREGYIRGYFEEEMRAGIKELRVELKYDNGKPVIREVHRVSTPGRRIYSKIADLPKVYNGLGISILSTPRGVMSDSEARTANVGGEVLCKVF from the coding sequence ATGGCACTGAGCGATCCTGTCGGCGATATGTTGACCCGCATCCGCAACGGTCAGGCGGCGCGGCTCGACAGCGTCACGATGCCGGCATCCCGTTTGCGCGCGAATGTCCTCGACGTGCTGCAACGCGAGGGCTACATCCGCGGCTATTTCGAGGAAGAGATGCGCGCCGGCATCAAGGAGTTGCGCGTCGAGCTGAAGTACGACAACGGCAAGCCGGTGATCCGCGAGGTCCATCGCGTGTCGACGCCGGGCCGGCGCATCTATTCCAAGATCGCCGACCTGCCGAAGGTCTACAACGGCCTCGGCATCTCCATCCTGTCGACGCCGCGAGGCGTCATGTCGGACAGCGAGGCCCGCACCGCCAATGTCGGCGGCGAAGTCCTCTGCAAGGTGTTCTGA
- the rplN gene encoding 50S ribosomal protein L14 has product MIQMQTNLDVADNSGAKRVQCIKVLGGSKRKFATIGDVIVVAVKDAIPRGKVKKGEVARAVIVRTAAAIRRPDGSAIRFDRNAAVLVNKQDEPVGTRIFGPVTRELRARKFMKIISLAPEVL; this is encoded by the coding sequence ATGATCCAGATGCAGACGAACCTCGACGTCGCCGACAACTCCGGCGCCAAGAGGGTGCAGTGCATCAAGGTGCTGGGCGGCTCGAAGCGCAAGTTCGCGACCATCGGCGACGTCATCGTCGTCGCGGTCAAGGACGCGATCCCGCGTGGCAAGGTGAAGAAGGGCGAGGTGGCCCGTGCGGTCATCGTGCGCACCGCCGCGGCGATCCGCCGGCCGGACGGCAGCGCCATCCGCTTCGACCGCAACGCTGCGGTGCTCGTCAACAAGCAGGACGAGCCGGTCGGCACCCGAATCTTCGGACCGGTCACCCGCGAGCTGCGCGCGCGCAAGTTCATGAAGATCATCTCCCTGGCACCGGAAGTGCTGTGA
- the rpsE gene encoding 30S ribosomal protein S5, with amino-acid sequence MARAPGGSSRGPRDGEGGGGRGRRDRDGGGRGQQRGAGGDREESELVDKLVGINRVSKTVKGGKRFGFAAIVVVGDQRGRVGYGTGKAREVPEAIRKATEAAKRGMIRVALREGRTLHHDVLGHFGAGRVVLRAAPAGTGIIGGGAMRAVFETLGLKDVVAKSVGTSNPHNMIKATFDALSLVQSPRMVANRRGKKVGDILGRRDDQAAEAAA; translated from the coding sequence ATGGCACGTGCACCGGGTGGTTCGAGCCGCGGTCCGCGCGACGGCGAGGGCGGCGGCGGCCGCGGTCGTCGCGATCGCGACGGCGGCGGTCGGGGTCAGCAGCGCGGCGCCGGCGGCGATCGCGAGGAGAGCGAGCTGGTAGACAAGCTCGTGGGTATCAACCGCGTGTCAAAGACGGTGAAGGGCGGCAAGCGCTTCGGCTTCGCCGCGATCGTCGTCGTCGGCGACCAGCGCGGCCGCGTCGGCTACGGCACCGGCAAGGCGCGCGAGGTGCCCGAGGCGATCCGCAAGGCGACCGAGGCGGCCAAGCGCGGCATGATCCGTGTGGCGCTGCGCGAGGGCCGTACGCTGCACCACGACGTGCTCGGCCATTTCGGCGCCGGCCGCGTCGTGCTGCGTGCCGCTCCGGCGGGTACCGGCATCATCGGCGGCGGCGCCATGCGCGCCGTGTTCGAGACGCTGGGCCTGAAGGACGTCGTCGCCAAGTCGGTCGGCACGTCGAACCCGCACAACATGATCAAGGCGACCTTCGATGCGCTGTCGTTGGTGCAGTCGCCGCGCATGGTCGCCAACCGCCGCGGCAAGAAGGTGGGCGATATCCTCGGCCGCCGCGACGACCAGGCCGCCGAAGCCGCCGCCTGA
- the rpsK gene encoding 30S ribosomal protein S11, with protein sequence MAKAPAGGTAAAARPRRRERKNITSGIAHVNASFNNTVVTITDVQGNTIAWSSSGTQGFKGSRKSTPFAAQMAAEDAGRKAMEHGMRTVEVEVRGPGSGRESALRALQAVGFAVTAIRDVTPIPHNGCRPPKRRRV encoded by the coding sequence ATGGCGAAAGCACCTGCCGGCGGCACAGCCGCCGCCGCGCGTCCCCGGCGTCGCGAGCGCAAGAACATCACGTCGGGCATCGCCCACGTGAATGCGTCGTTCAACAACACGGTGGTCACCATCACCGACGTGCAGGGCAATACGATCGCCTGGTCGTCGTCCGGCACGCAGGGCTTCAAGGGCTCGCGCAAGTCGACGCCGTTCGCGGCGCAGATGGCGGCCGAGGACGCCGGCCGCAAGGCCATGGAGCACGGGATGCGCACCGTCGAGGTCGAGGTGCGGGGCCCGGGCTCGGGGCGCGAGTCGGCCCTGCGCGCGCTGCAGGCCGTGGGTTTCGCCGTCACCGCGATCCGCGATGTCACGCCGATCCCGCACAACGGCTGCCGCCCGCCCAAGCGTCGTCGCGTCTGA
- the rpsQ gene encoding 30S ribosomal protein S17, with amino-acid sequence MPKRILEGVVVSDKMDKTVVVEVERRVQHPVYKKFIRRSKRYHAHDESNTVKTGTTVRIIESRPLSKTKRWVVITEGGQAS; translated from the coding sequence ATGCCGAAGCGAATTCTTGAGGGCGTCGTCGTCAGCGACAAGATGGACAAGACCGTCGTTGTCGAGGTCGAGCGTCGCGTTCAGCACCCGGTCTACAAGAAGTTCATCCGGCGCTCCAAGCGCTATCACGCGCACGACGAGTCCAATACGGTGAAGACCGGCACGACCGTGCGCATCATCGAGAGCCGTCCGCTGTCGAAGACCAAGCGGTGGGTCGTGATCACCGAGGGCGGACAGGCGTCCTGA
- the secY gene encoding preprotein translocase subunit SecY — translation MSSAAEQLARNLNWGNLGKATELKKRLWFTLGALIVYRIGSYVPVPGVDPAALAEVFQRQSGGLAGMLDVFSGGSIGRMSIFALSIMPYISASIIMQILTTVIPSLEALKKEGEAGRKKINQYTRYGTVFLAAIQAYGIAVGLESQTSAVGPVVHDPGLYFRFVTVVTLVGGTMFLMWLGEQVTARGVGNGISLIIFAGIVAAMPGAMVQTLELGRTGSLSALFIIGLIIGIIAVVIFVVFIETSQRRILVQYPKRQMGNRVYGGQASYLPLKINTSGVIPPIFASSLLLFPATLAGFQGQGTSDWVQWISVYLGHGQPLYLAVYVGLIVFFCFFYTTVVFQPADTAENLKKYGGFLPGIRPGKNTADYLEYVLTRLTTIGAAYLSVVCIIPEVLIAQGGVPFYFGGTSLLIVVSVTLDTVTQIQSHLLAYQYGDLIGQARLKGGKNK, via the coding sequence ATGTCCTCAGCCGCCGAACAGCTCGCCCGCAACCTGAACTGGGGCAATCTCGGCAAGGCGACCGAGCTCAAGAAGCGCCTGTGGTTCACCCTGGGCGCTTTGATCGTCTATCGCATCGGCTCCTACGTCCCGGTGCCCGGCGTCGATCCGGCCGCCCTCGCGGAAGTCTTCCAGCGACAGTCCGGCGGCCTCGCTGGCATGCTCGACGTGTTCTCGGGCGGTTCGATCGGCCGCATGTCGATCTTCGCGCTCAGCATCATGCCGTACATCTCGGCCTCCATCATCATGCAGATCCTGACGACGGTGATTCCGTCGCTCGAGGCGCTGAAGAAGGAAGGCGAGGCCGGCCGCAAGAAGATCAACCAGTACACCCGCTACGGCACCGTCTTCCTGGCGGCTATCCAGGCCTACGGCATCGCCGTGGGCCTCGAATCTCAGACCAGCGCCGTCGGCCCGGTGGTCCACGATCCCGGACTCTATTTCCGCTTCGTCACCGTGGTCACCTTGGTCGGCGGGACCATGTTCCTGATGTGGCTGGGCGAGCAGGTGACGGCGCGCGGCGTCGGCAACGGTATCTCACTGATCATCTTCGCCGGCATCGTCGCGGCCATGCCCGGGGCCATGGTGCAGACCCTGGAGCTGGGCCGGACGGGCTCGCTCTCGGCGCTGTTCATCATCGGCCTGATCATCGGCATCATCGCGGTGGTGATATTCGTCGTCTTCATCGAAACGTCGCAGCGACGAATACTGGTGCAGTATCCCAAGCGCCAGATGGGCAATCGGGTCTATGGCGGCCAGGCCAGCTACCTGCCGCTCAAGATCAACACCTCGGGCGTCATCCCGCCGATCTTCGCCTCCTCGCTTCTGCTGTTCCCGGCCACCCTGGCCGGATTCCAGGGCCAGGGCACCAGCGACTGGGTGCAGTGGATCTCGGTGTATCTCGGCCACGGCCAGCCGCTTTACCTGGCGGTCTATGTCGGCCTGATCGTGTTCTTCTGCTTCTTCTACACCACGGTCGTCTTCCAGCCGGCCGACACCGCGGAGAACCTGAAGAAGTATGGTGGCTTTCTGCCCGGCATCCGTCCCGGCAAGAACACCGCCGACTACCTCGAATACGTGCTCACCCGCCTGACCACGATCGGTGCGGCCTACCTCTCGGTGGTCTGCATCATTCCCGAGGTGCTGATCGCCCAGGGCGGCGTGCCGTTCTACTTCGGCGGCACCAGCCTGCTGATCGTGGTCTCGGTGACGCTCGACACGGTCACCCAGATCCAGTCGCATCTGCTCGCCTACCAGTACGGCGACCTGATCGGTCAGGCGCGTCTGAAGGGGGGCAAGAACAAATGA
- the rplF gene encoding 50S ribosomal protein L6: MSRVGKNPVPVPAGVTVDIKGQAIKAKGKKGELSMVVHDDIEVVREGNLISLKMRHDNPRSRVLWGTNRNLVHNLVHGAGEGFTVNLEITGVGYRAAADAKQLKLQLGFSHDVEIPIPPGITIKTAKPTEIEISGADKQKVGQIAAEIRGWKPPEPYKGKGIRYAGEKILRKEGKKK; encoded by the coding sequence ATGTCGCGCGTCGGAAAGAACCCGGTGCCGGTGCCCGCCGGCGTCACGGTCGACATCAAGGGCCAGGCGATCAAGGCCAAGGGCAAGAAGGGCGAGCTGTCGATGGTCGTGCATGACGACATCGAGGTGGTCCGCGAGGGCAACCTGATCTCGCTCAAGATGCGCCACGACAACCCGCGCTCGCGCGTGCTGTGGGGCACCAACCGCAACCTCGTTCACAACCTGGTGCACGGCGCCGGCGAGGGCTTCACGGTGAATCTCGAGATCACCGGCGTCGGCTATCGCGCCGCGGCGGACGCCAAGCAGCTCAAGCTGCAGCTCGGCTTCAGCCACGACGTCGAGATTCCGATCCCGCCGGGCATCACGATCAAGACGGCCAAGCCGACCGAGATCGAGATCAGCGGCGCCGACAAGCAGAAGGTCGGCCAGATCGCCGCCGAGATCCGCGGATGGAAGCCGCCGGAGCCCTACAAGGGCAAGGGCATCAGGTACGCGGGCGAGAAGATCCTGCGTAAAGAAGGCAAGAAGAAGTAA
- the rpsS gene encoding 30S ribosomal protein S19, whose amino-acid sequence MARSVWKGPMVDGYLLDKADAARQSTRNEVIRTWSRRSTILPQFVGLTFGVYNGQKFIPVNVTEEMVGHKFGEFSPTRTFHGHSGGGDRKASK is encoded by the coding sequence GTGGCACGTTCAGTTTGGAAAGGACCGATGGTCGACGGCTATCTGCTGGACAAGGCGGATGCCGCTCGGCAGTCGACCCGCAACGAGGTCATCCGCACCTGGTCGCGGCGCTCGACCATCCTGCCGCAGTTCGTCGGCCTGACCTTCGGCGTCTACAACGGCCAGAAGTTCATCCCGGTGAACGTCACCGAGGAGATGGTCGGCCACAAGTTCGGCGAGTTCTCGCCCACCCGGACCTTCCACGGCCACTCCGGTGGCGGTGACAGGAAGGCGTCGAAGTAG
- the rpmD gene encoding 50S ribosomal protein L30, whose translation MSDRKTIKVTQTGSPIGRRHDQRETLVGLGLNKRHRSKVLKDTPEVRGMIGKVQHLVRVEDAK comes from the coding sequence ATGTCCGACCGGAAGACGATCAAAGTCACGCAGACCGGCAGCCCGATCGGCCGCCGCCACGATCAGCGCGAGACCCTGGTCGGCCTTGGCCTCAACAAGCGCCACCGCAGCAAGGTCCTCAAGGACACGCCCGAGGTGCGCGGCATGATCGGCAAGGTGCAGCATCTCGTGCGCGTCGAAGACGCCAAGTGA
- the rplP gene encoding 50S ribosomal protein L16, whose protein sequence is MLSPKRTKYRKAFKGRIRGQAKGGTTLAFGEYGLKALEPERVTARQIEAARRAITRHMKRAGRVWIRIFPDLPVSLKPAEVRMGSGKGSPEFWACRIKPGRVMFEIGGVPVNVAKEAFDLAAAKLPIKTKFIARMSEGGA, encoded by the coding sequence ATGCTGAGTCCGAAAAGAACCAAGTACCGCAAGGCCTTCAAGGGCCGCATCCGCGGCCAGGCCAAGGGCGGCACGACGCTGGCCTTTGGCGAGTACGGCCTGAAGGCGCTCGAGCCCGAGCGCGTCACCGCGCGCCAGATCGAGGCCGCCCGCCGCGCCATCACGCGTCACATGAAGCGCGCCGGCCGCGTGTGGATCCGCATCTTCCCGGATCTGCCGGTGTCGCTCAAGCCGGCCGAGGTGCGCATGGGTTCGGGCAAGGGCTCGCCGGAGTTCTGGGCCTGCCGCATCAAGCCGGGCCGCGTGATGTTCGAGATCGGCGGCGTGCCGGTGAACGTGGCGAAGGAGGCCTTCGACCTCGCCGCCGCGAAGCTGCCGATCAAGACCAAGTTCATCGCTCGCATGAGCGAGGGAGGCGCGTGA
- the rpsM gene encoding 30S ribosomal protein S13, with protein sequence MARIAGVNIPTNKRVLISLQYIHGIGALKAKEICQKVGIADERRVNQLSDDEVLRIRETIDRDYMVEGDLRREVAMNIKRLMDLGCYRGLRHRRGLPVHGQRTHTNARTRKGPAKPIAGKKKAV encoded by the coding sequence TTGGCCCGTATCGCAGGCGTTAACATTCCGACCAACAAGCGCGTCCTGATCTCGCTGCAGTACATCCATGGCATCGGCGCGCTGAAGGCCAAGGAGATCTGCCAGAAGGTTGGCATTGCCGACGAGCGGCGCGTCAACCAGCTGAGCGACGACGAGGTGCTTCGCATCCGCGAGACCATCGACCGTGACTACATGGTCGAGGGTGATCTGCGCCGCGAAGTGGCCATGAACATCAAGCGGCTGATGGATCTCGGCTGCTATCGCGGGTTGCGTCACCGCCGGGGACTGCCGGTCCACGGCCAGCGCACCCATACCAATGCCCGCACCCGCAAGGGACCGGCCAAGCCGATCGCTGGCAAGAAGAAAGCCGTCTAG
- the rpmC gene encoding 50S ribosomal protein L29: MKASDLRAKTADELKTQLGDLRKEAFNLRFQQANGVIGPQSGNTARVEAVRRDIARIMTVLKQKAAS, from the coding sequence ATGAAGGCCAGCGATCTGCGCGCCAAGACGGCCGACGAGCTCAAGACCCAGCTCGGCGACCTGCGCAAGGAGGCGTTCAACCTGCGCTTCCAGCAGGCCAACGGGGTGATCGGTCCGCAGTCGGGCAACACGGCCCGCGTGGAGGCGGTGCGTCGCGACATCGCGCGCATCATGACCGTGCTCAAGCAAAAAGCCGCCTCCTGA
- the rplO gene encoding 50S ribosomal protein L15 yields MKLNQLSDNQGARKSRMRVARGIGSGKGKTAGRGGKGQKGRSGVAIKGFEGGQMPLFRRLPKRGFNNPFRKEYALVNLGTLQSAVEAGKLEAGKPVDAAALQAAGIVRHLRDGVRLLGKGEVKAALQITVTGASKAAIEAIEKAGGKVTVLAPVEAEAA; encoded by the coding sequence ATGAAACTCAATCAGCTTTCCGACAACCAGGGCGCCCGCAAGTCGCGCATGCGCGTCGCGCGCGGCATCGGCTCGGGCAAGGGCAAGACCGCCGGACGCGGCGGCAAGGGCCAGAAGGGCCGCTCGGGCGTCGCCATCAAGGGATTCGAGGGCGGCCAGATGCCGCTCTTCCGCCGCCTGCCCAAGCGTGGTTTCAACAATCCGTTCCGCAAGGAATACGCGCTGGTGAATCTCGGCACGCTGCAGAGCGCCGTCGAGGCCGGCAAGCTTGAGGCCGGCAAGCCGGTCGACGCTGCCGCCCTGCAGGCGGCCGGCATCGTCCGCCACCTGCGCGACGGCGTGCGCCTGCTCGGCAAGGGCGAGGTCAAGGCCGCTCTCCAGATCACCGTGACCGGCGCGTCCAAGGCCGCGATCGAGGCGATCGAGAAGGCCGGCGGCAAGGTGACTGTCCTGGCGCCCGTCGAGGCGGAAGCGGCCTAG
- the rplR gene encoding 50S ribosomal protein L18 — MTTSVQFERRQRRTRHALKQRAGGRPRLSVFRSGKHIYAQVIDDLKGHTVASASSADEQLKGKLKTGADKSAATEVGKLIAERAIKAGVSTVVFDRGGYMFHGRVKALADAAREGGLSF; from the coding sequence ATGACCACGTCGGTTCAGTTCGAGCGGCGCCAGCGCCGCACCCGCCACGCGCTGAAGCAGCGCGCCGGCGGTCGTCCGCGCCTGAGCGTGTTCCGCTCGGGCAAGCACATCTACGCCCAGGTGATCGACGACCTGAAGGGTCATACGGTCGCCTCGGCCTCGTCGGCCGACGAGCAGCTCAAGGGCAAGCTGAAGACGGGCGCCGACAAGTCGGCGGCGACCGAGGTCGGCAAGCTGATCGCCGAGCGCGCGATCAAGGCCGGCGTCAGCACCGTCGTGTTCGATCGCGGCGGCTATATGTTCCATGGCCGCGTCAAGGCGCTGGCCGATGCCGCCCGCGAGGGCGGCCTGTCGTTCTAG
- the rpsN gene encoding 30S ribosomal protein S14 — protein MAKTSMVEKNKNRAALVKRFAAKRKALKEVIMDRSRPVEERFEAQLTLNELPRNGAKDRLASRCELSGRPRAVYRKFKLSRIALRDLASRGQLPGVVKSSW, from the coding sequence ATGGCCAAGACCAGCATGGTCGAGAAGAACAAGAACCGGGCGGCGTTGGTCAAGCGGTTCGCCGCCAAGCGCAAGGCGCTCAAGGAAGTGATCATGGACCGCTCGCGTCCCGTGGAGGAGCGCTTCGAGGCGCAGCTCACGCTCAACGAGCTGCCGCGCAACGGCGCCAAGGACCGCCTGGCCAGCCGTTGCGAGTTGAGCGGCCGCCCGCGCGCGGTCTACCGCAAGTTCAAGCTCTCGCGCATCGCGTTGCGCGACCTTGCCTCGCGCGGGCAGCTGCCCGGCGTGGTCAAGTCGAGCTGGTGA
- the rplE gene encoding 50S ribosomal protein L5 yields MPARLQEHYEKVVRAELLKQFGYGNPMEVPKLDKVVINMGVGEAVADRKAVDNAAVELARISGQRPVITKARKSIATYKVREGMALGCKVTLRRDRMYEFVDRLVNIALPRVRDFRGLNGRSFDGRGNYAMGLKEQLVFPEIDYDKVDQVRGMDIIICTTAKTDAEAKALLRGFDFPFVN; encoded by the coding sequence ATGCCCGCCCGTCTGCAAGAGCACTACGAGAAGGTCGTGCGCGCCGAGCTGCTGAAGCAGTTCGGTTACGGCAATCCGATGGAAGTGCCGAAGCTCGACAAGGTCGTCATCAACATGGGCGTCGGCGAGGCCGTCGCCGACCGCAAGGCGGTCGACAACGCCGCCGTCGAGCTCGCCCGCATCTCCGGTCAGAGGCCGGTGATCACCAAGGCGCGCAAGTCGATCGCCACCTACAAGGTGCGCGAGGGCATGGCGCTGGGCTGCAAGGTCACCCTGCGACGCGACCGCATGTACGAGTTCGTCGATCGCCTGGTGAATATCGCGCTGCCGCGCGTGCGCGACTTCCGCGGGCTCAACGGCCGTTCCTTCGACGGCCGCGGCAACTACGCCATGGGCCTCAAGGAGCAGCTCGTGTTCCCGGAGATCGACTACGACAAGGTCGACCAGGTCCGCGGCATGGACATCATCATCTGCACCACGGCGAAGACGGACGCCGAGGCCAAGGCGCTGCTGCGCGGCTTCGACTTCCCCTTCGTCAATTGA